acgtgTTTAGCTGTCATATGGGGACTATTTCTTACATCTTGTTTATAGCAAGACAGAAACAGCCAGAAGAAACAGGCTTTTCGAGTGTGTGGCAGGCAGCAGTGGCTGGGGGTGTCCAGCTTTACACTGGAATGCTGCATGTTGACCTTTTAACCTTTTGGTTTGGGACCACTCTGCAGGCAGGCATTTCTGTCTGTACAGCAGAGGCCTTTCCCGGTAAACGGCACATGCTAGTGATGCTGATCTGTCAGCGGCCCGTGAGATAATGCCCTGCTTTTCCCAGGTTGGAAGTATTTGAAGCCCTTATTTATGGGGTCAGGCCTGTACAGTGCAGACGGTGAATTCCGATGAGCATCACATGTTTTTGGTAATGGAAAAAGGATCACGATCACTGCTTAGAAACAGAATCTGAATCAACTTTCTGACAAGAAAACGATAGGACAGTCAGTAATCCTCCCAGCTGCAGAGTTGCTGTCATCCCAAAAAAGCCGTAAAACTCCTAATGCAGTTGATTGTCATGTTTTTTGTGCTCAGTGATTTTAACTGTTGCTTTTGATAGATTAATTTCGCAAGATTAATCTTAATCTCACACCAGTAATAAAATAAGTCTCATTTTAACAAATACCAAAAGACCTGATCACTTTATTCACTATTACGGTTGGATATCGGCAGTCTTATTATCTCAAAGACAGAATTGACGGGTAATGCTCTCTCATTCGTTTTCCGTCTGTCAGAGTTACAACACAAACGAAATGGCCAGCCGCTTCACCCGAAGACAGTGCAATTTTACAGTTAATTTCAAATAAAACTGTTTTTAAGAGTTTTGCTTGGGTTGATTTGTATAaaattactttatacagtttttaaaaagcagaaatttcgacaaacatgaaatcaccaataagCGTCTATTTATGGAACATTTTATGAAATGCGTATCGTGTCTGAAATCTCCTCAGTTGTGCGATTTCAGGACGGAGCAGCCACTCTATTACGGCGTTTTGGTTGGGAGCGATCGATTTTTGGTGCTGTTGACACCAACGGCACATCAGCGCAAACAGAAGGGCTGCATACGCTGAAGTGTGTCTTGCTCGGTGGATATAGGAGTTTGAAATTCATTGGTGTGGGAAATGGTGGTTTTAAAGTTAAGTCGCCATCAGACTGGGGATCACCCTGATACTGTAGAGGAGGCCGTGATTGCGAGTGTTTGCGTGTCCCGCGTGTCTGTGTTTGCACTCCGCTGCAGGCCTGGACttcagcagagacgggaggTACGTGGCACTGGCCGAGCGGCGGGACTGCAAGGACCACGTCAGCGTGTTCGTCTGCGACGACTGGCAGCTGCTGCGGGTGAGCGGGGGCACGGTGCGGTGGCGCGCGACAGGACGGGGGCAGTGGCACCGGCCAACAGCTGCCCCCCAACCCCAGGCAATGCCGCCTGGGGCAGCTCAACATGAACCAGCCAGGAGTGAGGCTGCAGGGCCGAGGGGGTGGTAACTGGAGTCCCTGTCGGCCGCAGACGTCTCGGGTGTCTGTGTGATTCGTTCAGGCCCCGGTCTCGACgtccgtgtgtctgtgtgcatgcctCTGTAACCCCATCAACAGATCTCCTTGAGAGGGTCACTTTGGGACACTTTGATTGGCTCAGTAGAATCACATGGGCCAGTCTCCTAGATTGAGACTGTGTGGCTCTGGCTGTGATCGAACGGCCGCCCATCAGGATGAATGAGTATTACTTCTAAATAATGTGCCTGATGTTTAGCTCAGAGGGTTAGAAATCTGTGCCCTTTTCCCCAAATGTTCCATCCATCACATCCACAATTGCTTTCATGTAGCTCTTCACTGTTGCTGCATTTGTCTAATCGACACACTGTTACCGCAGTGCTGTATATTACCTTTCTATGTACACTTCCTCTTGTACTATTGTTTTATTGCACTGCTTTGTTACTGCTATTGTGAACCTGTACTTGTGAAGAGTCAAGTGATCTGATTTGAAACCCTGTGGTCACTGGAGTAATCGTATCACTGTCAGACCCTTGAGCGAGGTCCGTAACGCCTGTTGTCCCTAGAACCGACTAATTATCTGTGTAGTGTCTGACGTTAACAGTTTGGTGTACagtgtttacaattgaatatgATCtagtggggtggcatggtggtacagtggttagcactgttgcctcacgcctctgggacccgggttcgagtctccgcctgggtcacatgtgtgtggagtttgcatgttctccccatgtcgtcgtggggtttcctccgggtactccggtttccccccacggtccaaaaacatgctgaggctaattggagttactgaaattgcccgtaggtgtgcatgtgtgagtggatggtgtgtgagtgtgccctgcgatgggctggcccccccattctgggttgttccctgcctcgtgcccattgcttccgggataggctccggaccccccgcgacccagtaggataagcggtttggaagacggatggatgatCTAGTGGACTGGATAAATATTGATACGTGTGTAGGGACATTGCTAGTCCTTCCTGTACCTGTAGCAGCCCTAGTCAAACCACCTGACAATGGCCGTGCAGACTGCTGTGCCAGTGTAGGTGCGACGCAATCTGATTACCTTGTGTTCTCTTCTTCCTGGTAGCATTTTGAGACGGATACTCAGGACCTGGCTGGAGTCGAGTGGTCGCCCAATGGGTGTGTGCTAGCAGTTTGGGATACTTGTCTAGAAGTGAGTAAGGGTGCCTCACATGAGGCTGCCAAATATGTcagaaaagtcattatatgtaatgggggggaaaaaatacttttacttgcttccagtaaatcagtgtttcctaatccggtcctcggggaaccccagacggtccacatttttgctccctagcaaaaaaaaaaaaacatccctgcagaccagattgggaaacactgcagtaaaTGTTTTTAAAGTTACTCTGTCTCCCCCTTTTTTTGGTGTGGGGTCGGGTCAAGCCCTTGGTAAGCAATCTGTGTTCTCCTTTGTATTGCAGTATCGGGTGCTTCTGTATTCCCTGGACGGACGATCACTGTCTACCTACAGTGCCTATGAATGGTGCCTGGGCATCAAGTCCATCGCCTGGAGCCCCAGTAGCCAGTTCCTTTCCATCGGTAGCTATGACGAAAAGGTCTGCCCTTGCCCTCCTTACCTGCTAACCCACATTTCTCATCGTGATCCTCAAGAGCCAAGGCCTAAATCTTGTCGAGAATAAATACTTGTGTCCTGGTGTATGtgtaggggtggggccacaggggcactggccctacctgaaagctgattggtcccaaCGTGCCTCCagccctgtcactcaccgattttCAAATcgtatcattggctaataaggTTGACCCCTTTCCGTGAATTTTGGTCCCTCATATGCCCCATGACCCTGGAAACACTCGCCGTGCCCCATTATCTGCCATTCAGTGGGTAATCGAATCACTATCCCTGTTTCTTGAACAGGTCCGGATACTGAACCACATCACTTGGAAAAAACTCATTGAGTTTGAGCATCCAGCTACTGTCAGTAATTCAAAATCAGTAGGTTTCCATGCTTACAGTCAATGACTGTTGCTGGCTTGTCATTTCTCTTGTTAATGATTGCCATCTCTGGACATCCTTATGTTTAAGAATAAAGTAGTGTGTTTGTCCACTCTAAGGTTGTTTACAAGGAAATGGAAAGACGGCATGTGGTTGGCAGTGCTGATCTCGCCCTCCATCACCAGGTTACCACGGGAAGTTCCCTGTTCAACACTCAGAGCAAGTGTGAGTATTCATGTGGATACTTTTTGTTTCTGTATCCTAAAAACTATCATTGCGGGTATTCCAAACACGATGGTGGTAAACTTGTGCTTTGCCTGAAAGTCTCGTTCCTGGTAAAACAAACTCTGCATCTTTTCCATTATAGACGAGATCTGCCCGCTGCCAGTCCAGATTCCTGTCGTCAAGCCGGATCCCGATCGGGCAAATCCCAAAGTAGGGATTTCCTCCATGGCTTTCAGTGCCGACAGCCGCTACCTTGCGACCAAGAACGGTATGTGTCCTCTTAGTTCTTAATTCTTGATGGATGTTGGGAGTTTTGTGTCTTTAAATACCTACCTCAGAGATATGGAACATCCCAGGATTGAGAAGCCCAGCTTGACAGCTTTGCTGTTCCTTGATGTGTTTCTACCCCACGTTTGTACCTAGGGCCATAATTCTACCGAATGCTAGTGATGACCAAATGAATCTtcgtgaaccatttgctgtattttatgaccccactagatggtgctgtcggTTTGCATTGGGGCATGCCAGATTTCGAACAAAGTGCCATCTCGTGTGGTCAAAAAAATACAAGCAAATTATTCACagagcttcatttggccatgaGTACCCAATGTCCCCAAGCCTTCCTCTCTAAACCAGAGCTACTATTATCCGTTCTCATGACTCATGGGCATTCTGTCTGCGCTAGGCACTGTGGGGGTGGGAGCTGGTGGTCTGTGCTTATTTTCCCCATTCCGTCCCCCCCTTAACGCAGACAACATGCCCTCCTGCGTATGGGTGTGGGACATCCAAAGGCTGCGTTTGCTGGCCGTCTTGGAGCAGACGGCACCTGTGCGCTGCTTCCAGTGGGACCCACGACGTCCCCGCCTGGCCCTGTGCACTGGCACCTCCAAGCTCTACGTTTGGTCGCCGGCTGGCTGCATCTCAGTGCCGGTGCCTGTCGAAGGTGAGGGCTGGTGCCTTCCTGATCTGTGCGCCATTGTCAAATATGTCACCAGCAGGAAGTAGGTACACCCACCGTTTTATGGCATTTGTGGGCACTTTGCACATTCCTTGCACAGCTACCGAGCTCGCACTATACCGGAAGCTTCCACGTCTATCGTAGCTGTTTAGGTTCAGTACATTGCTCAGGAATACAATAACAGGATGCGTTAGAGTGCGATTCCAGCTcactttggttttccactgcataAGGGTCGACTTGGTAAAGGCGTTGCCGGCTTTGGAGAGCGATTGGTTTTGCGTCTCTAAGAGACGCTTATTTACCGTTCAGAcggtgtacatcatgatttttTTGTTGTGCTAATTTCCAGTAGCATGTCTCTGAGAATCGCCGCGTTATGTTAGCCTCAAACGCTAGCAGAATTAGCAATCGCTTGGGTAAATTTGGACTAGGTGTGAAGTTTCCAGTGCTCCCTGGTTACTCCGCTTCACAGAGTAAGAAGCGGCAGTTTGTATGCGTTCTGCTATGCACAGGTTGGGGGCAGCGCGTTGTTAAGGCCTCGCCTCGTGGCCAGAGTGCTTCCAGCCGGAGAGTCATTCCCTGACCGCTGTGTCCCCCAAACTCTCCTTGGCTGTCTGGATTCACTCCGCTACAGAAAGTGTCCTAAATAGTCCATGCGCCGTTTCATACTGCTGATCAGGTTCTCAGCAGCAAGTCGTACGTGCTCTATAGTACGCTGACGATTACTCACAATGCCCTGCAAATTGAAGTATACTATCGATGTATCATGTGTCGTCATAGCAGTTAGGTGCTGACTGTCATCAGCTGATCACTTCTGaaacatgatggtgcagtggggcAACTTTTTTGTGTATTTCTGTTTAAACGCTTTTAAGAATTACAACTTGGTACCAGCAAAAGTTGACATTTGGTTGCTCAGGATAGCATCACCGAGCGTCTTGGGATGTCGTGTCCCAAACTGTCGTCTTGTTTCACTAATTCCCTGTATAGGGAACTTCATAGACCTTCCTAAATATAGAACATTGCATGAGTGTACAAGCGAAGCCTTTTCGGCTCGTCCCTCGTTCATGCGTCTCCGTCCCTCTTTGTCTGCCAGGTAGTTTCCCGCTGCTCTCTCTCAGCTGGCACAGCAGCGGCGAAGCCCTTATCCTGCTCAGCAAAGAGCATCTGTGTCTGTGCTACATGGAGACGGAGGCCGAGCGGGGGGATGTAGCCGCCCGCTAGCGCGCAGCACAGTGAGTGCGCCATCCGGGCCCCCGGCCAGGGCACCAGCACGCCTCTGCTCAGACGCTGCGCTCTACCTGCGCGGGGCGCAGGTTTACATTTCAGACGGCACCGATGGCCAAGACACCTTTTGATACTCTCACATTTCTTCTACCTGGAGGACTTTTATACCATTTACAGAAGAAATTAAAGTAATTTATTCCATGTGGTATGAATCGCTGTACATATTTTTAGGTAAGTGGAAATGGCTTGACTTtgtatatctaaaaaaaaaaaaaattttgtagGCCAATATTTTTCAATAAACTTTGCTATGACTGTTGGTAGGTTTACTGTTCATGTCTGTTGGTCAGCTCAGTCGTGTCAGACTGGAAACTGAACAGAAATGAAGTACGAACTATATTTAACATCGACATGGCCGAGTAAAGGCTAGACTGCCGTAGTGAAAGTAAGATCTTGTTTCAATAAGCAGAAATTTTATGTTCCAGTTAAGTCTTGTTACACCTTTCTGAAATAGACTTTTACCTGGGAGACGGTGGACGGTCAGCTGTGGGGGCTGTGATATGACAGGGTCATTAATTTTGTTTGTGGGGTTTTTGGGAAATTACAAGcgcggcccccccccccccccccagtacagcCAGAATCTGCTGTTTGAGAGCCAGGTTATCACACACAGGCTCATATTCATGGAATAATTAGATTCCGGGTTCAGGGAAATGAACAGCAACGTCCAAAGACTTCAGGTTACAGAGGGGGTTCAACAAAGCAGGATGTCtgttagctgggttaacttaagctagaagtcatgattgccCAATGGAAATTTTAGGCAAGaaacattcctattggacagtcATGATTTCTACCTTAAGTTAAGCCAGCTAATTGAGGATTCCTAACTGAGGAACAAACCAGATCAACTTATAACAGCATCACTCCACCTTGGGACAATGGATAGTAAACGAAAGTCTGGAGCTTATCCTAACAGCATGTGACTCTCAGCGAGT
This genomic stretch from Brienomyrus brachyistius isolate T26 chromosome 6, BBRACH_0.4, whole genome shotgun sequence harbors:
- the wrap73 gene encoding WD repeat-containing protein WRAP73 encodes the protein MNFSEVFKHTNQLCRVSPDGKYLATCVQYRLVVRDVSSLQILHLYTCLDQVTCMEWSSDSQFILCAMYKRALVQVWSLEQPDWHCKIDEGSAGLVSSRWSPDGRHILNTTEFHLRVTVWSLCSKSVSYIKYPKACQKGLDFSRDGRYVALAERRDCKDHVSVFVCDDWQLLRHFETDTQDLAGVEWSPNGCVLAVWDTCLEYRVLLYSLDGRSLSTYSAYEWCLGIKSIAWSPSSQFLSIGSYDEKVRILNHITWKKLIEFEHPATVSNSKSVVYKEMERRHVVGSADLALHHQVTTGSSLFNTQSKYEICPLPVQIPVVKPDPDRANPKVGISSMAFSADSRYLATKNDNMPSCVWVWDIQRLRLLAVLEQTAPVRCFQWDPRRPRLALCTGTSKLYVWSPAGCISVPVPVEGSFPLLSLSWHSSGEALILLSKEHLCLCYMETEAERGDVAAR